From the genome of Candidatus Zixiibacteriota bacterium, one region includes:
- the tcmP gene encoding three-Cys-motif partner protein TcmP, translated as MKFDSCTKCSDNDRRDNECLCDNIKALDGLPIRCCHQGTFEKLDILEYYLSTFSKAMRNQFLCRNYIDLFAGPGICGNRENHKTKYGSTLLALNLEYPFTHYIFVDAMVSTSEILRKRCENITERLDFKPKYDILNLDANKGIDEVLNKIQKERSITVAFIDPNGIDVHFSTLEKLAAFPHLDIILNFAVLDLKRNKARYRSGNQKADLFFGTKDWPDDKLKMLPYYKDNLRDRLGLTYVEDDFEGAEPISTRTGGIIYYLIYASKNELGLKFWRDARKYFRRGRDRQNDLFRN; from the coding sequence ATGAAATTTGATTCATGCACTAAATGTTCTGACAATGATCGCAGAGACAATGAGTGCCTTTGCGATAACATCAAGGCTCTCGACGGATTACCAATCAGATGTTGTCATCAAGGGACATTTGAAAAGCTAGATATTCTCGAATATTACCTTAGTACTTTTTCCAAGGCAATGAGGAATCAATTCCTATGTCGGAATTATATCGATTTATTTGCCGGGCCAGGAATCTGCGGCAATAGAGAAAATCATAAAACCAAATATGGTTCCACTTTGCTTGCATTAAATTTGGAATACCCTTTTACACATTATATTTTTGTAGATGCAATGGTGTCTACTTCTGAAATATTGCGCAAAAGGTGTGAAAATATTACCGAGAGGCTCGATTTTAAACCCAAATACGATATACTTAATCTTGATGCTAACAAGGGAATTGATGAAGTACTGAATAAAATCCAGAAGGAAAGATCAATTACGGTGGCCTTTATAGACCCAAATGGCATTGACGTGCATTTTTCGACTTTGGAAAAACTTGCCGCATTCCCCCATTTGGATATAATATTAAATTTTGCCGTCTTAGATTTAAAAAGAAATAAGGCGAGATACAGATCGGGAAATCAAAAAGCTGATTTATTCTTTGGAACCAAGGACTGGCCGGATGATAAACTAAAAATGTTGCCATATTATAAGGATAATCTTCGAGATAGACTTGGTTTGACATATGTGGAAGATGATTTTGAAGGTGCTGAGCCAATTTCCACACGCACGGGCGGAATTATTTACTACTTAATCTATGCAAGTAAGAATGAATTGGGATTGAAATTTTGGCGCGATGCCAGGAAATATTTCAGAAGAGGAAGAGATAGGCAGAATGATCTCTTCAGAAATTAA